The Pediococcus inopinatus region ATAAACCCAATTACCAACTTTTACATATATTTCGGTAAATTTGGCAATGAAACCAGAGTTTTCAAGTTTGTCGCTTGTACTCTTGTTGTTATCTTCACTCATAAATTTTTCCTCCTTTGTTAAACAATTTAATTAAGATCGTTTCCATTTGAAGCAATAACTTTTTTGAACCAACCGTAACTCTTCTTTGGAATTCGTTTCATGTCACGTAAATCATGATTGCCACGATTGACGTAAACCATGCCGTAACGTTTTTCCATATTTCCAGAAGAGCTTGGAATGTCAATCAATCCCCAACCAAGATAACCAATTACAGGCACGCCGTCTTCAAACATGGCATCTTTCATGGCCTGAATATGGGCACGATGGTAATCAATCCGATAATCATCCTGAATTTCATGACCATCATAAGTTTCCCGAACACCAATGCCATTTTCGATTGGAAACATTGGAATTCCATAACTGTTATACGTTTTTGTGAGAATATCACGGAAACCAAGTGGATCAATTGACCAACCCCATTCTGAAACTTTCAAGAATGGATTTTCTTTGCCACCAGCGTCGAGATAATAATTTGGGAGGGTATTATCTGGGACGATTGTGCTGCTGATTGTGGAACTTTGATAATAGCTAAATGCGATAAAATCACTCGATAATTGATCAAAAACAGCTTGGTCTTCTTTGGTGAAGTCCATATTGATATTATGATTTTTCACGAAAGTAAGGACTTCATTTGAATAGTGACCAGTTGCAAAAACGTCTAACAAATTGCGATTCAAGAATTCATCAATCTGACGAGCATACTGCACATCTTTGGGTAGGGATGAGGCTGGATAAACTTCGCTGTACGCAAGCATTCCACCAATTAAGTCATCTGTTTGTTTATGTAGATAATTTGCAACACCTGCATGAGCCAACATAACGTGATGTGAAATTTGATAAAGTTCATCATCCGTTCGATCACCTTTCAGGTAACCAGCAATCCGAAATGCTTCTGAAGTTGAATATAAATTCTGTTCATTGAAGGTAATCCAATATTTAACCCGGTCGCCGAAACAATCAACCATCTTTTTACCAAATCTGATGAATGCATCCACGACATGACGGTCTAAAAAGCCATTGTATTTTTCAGCGAGATGAAGCGGCATATCAAAATGATAAAGACAAATCATTGGTTCAATATGGCGTGCCAACAATTCGTTAATCAAATTGTCATAAAATTTGATACCCTCTTCGTTAAACTCACCGTCGCCATCGGGATTTACCCGACTCCAACCAATTTGAAATCTGTAGCAATTCATTCCTTGATTGGCCATGAGGTCTAAATCTTCAGGATAGTTATGGTAGTCATCGACTGCGACTTTCCAATCTGAAGAATTTTCGGTAGCAGGGAATGTATCATAAACGGATTTTCCACGTCCGCCTTCGTTATAACCTCCTTCCGTTTGCATACTTGAGACTGAGTTTCCCCAAAGGAAACCCTTGGGCATTTCTTTTGACATATACCTATCTCCACCTTTCTTGAATCCGGTTTCATTATATAACCATCTTAATAACTATGTAAAGTCTTTTATTTAAAAAGTATATACATTTGTTTAGATTGATTAGTTGCAGATCCTGTAAGACTTGAAGTAAACAGTATGAAACAAAGGCTTAAAAGGGTAAAATAGAACTAATAAGAGATGCGAGGAAAAATAAAAATGTATAAATATCAAGAGATATCTGAAAAAATTCGCGAAAAAATTATAAATGGCAATTTTAAAGCGGGCGGTTTACTGCCAGATCAAAATCAGCTAGCCAAAGATTTTGATACAACTCGAATTACGATTCGAAAAGCAATTCAAGCCTTAATTATTGAGGGGATTGTTTATACAAAGCGGGGTGCGGGGACCTTTGTCCGTAAGGATTATTTACAAAATCTGGATGATATGGGTAACGCAATCGATAAACCACTTGGCACAACGCATACGCATCCTAATAAAAAAGTGCTAAGCAAGGTGCTAGATTTGGACGCCCGTTTGCCAAACAAAGAAGAACAAGCTAAGTTGATGATTACGGCAACGGAACCGGTGTATGTGATTGAGCGGGTTCGCTATATTGATAATGCCGCTTATAGTTACGAGCACACGATCATGCCGACCTCAATTGCGCAAATTACTAAAGAAATCTTGGAAGGCTCGGTTTACGGTTATTTAACGAACGAATGTCATTTAACAATCTCAGGTTCTCATCGAATTGTGAAAGCCGATCGGGCAACGCAAAGAGACGTGGAAGCATTGGGAGTGAAAAAAGATGAACCAGTCTTAGTTATTGAGCAGGTTAGTTATCTTGAAGACGGAGAACCTTTTGAATTTTCTCAATCGCGGTTTCCATACCAAACAAGCCAGGTAACGGCAGATATTGATTTGAATAATTAATTTAAGACAAAAAATAAAGCTTCCTCAAATTTTGAGGAGGCTTTATTTATAATTATGAATTTCCCGATTGATTAGCTGCGTGAAAATAAAAGCTAAGGTTTGGATAAACGTAAATCGTTTGTGAAAAATTGAAAAGAACATCATTTTTATAATAGTTGGATTGCTGTAATACCATACAAGCGGTTTTTGGTTTAAGTCCAAGTAGGTTGGCCTGTTCACTGGTTAGGGCATCTTGAGATAAATATTGATCGCTGTTGTTAATTCGAATGTCATACTTTTTTGCAATATAATCAAAGATTGAATGGTTGATACTTACTAGGGTTAGGGTAGGCACCTCACTTTTTACATAGTATGCATATTCCAAACTGTAAAGTTGTTTGTCGATATAACGAAGACGAATAATGCGATGTAGTGCTGCGCCATTTAGGACCCCAAACTCTTTGGCTAAAGCTTCGTCCGCATGAATTTCATCAAAAGTAACGATTTTTGAAGTCATTTCTTTATGATAGCGGGTCCGGCTAGTTCCCATAGTCAAATTGACAACCGTGTGTTTGGCTTGACTAATATCATTTACGAAGTAGCCACTTCCTTGAACACGGCGGACCAATCCCTTTTGAGCGACAATATCAATTGCCTTCCGGATGGTGTTCCGGCTCACATTATAGCGTTCCATTAACTGATGTTCAGTAGGAAGCTCTTGACTGAAGAGCTTATTTTCAATTGAGTGGATCAAATCGTCTGCAATATCATGATACATTGAAGGTTACCTCCTATCCTACATAATTTGAATAAAACGTGAGCAAAAGCTGTTGGTCGTTTTGCTAAAGTTTAAACTAGGCCAATTTGTACCCACCTATGCCATCACTAATTGTAATGAAAACGGTTTAATAGTCAACCTCTTTTATAAGAAAAGAACATATTATTTACAATAAGAACATGTTTTCCCTTTGAAAGGCTGATTTTAAGGGGATTTAAATTAAATGAATAGAGAACAAATTATATTCAGTTTTTAAAAATAAAAATTATTTTTCCTTGATACAGAAGGGGATAGCAAGGTTATTTAAAAAAAAGTGATAATCAGGCTTGTAAAATTTGTACCTACGAGTTACAATTCAGTTGTAATGAAAGCGGTTTTACATGCAACCGCTTAAATAAAAAATAAGACAAAATTCTAGGAGTGATTATTATGGCAGAAAAAACGATTATGTTAGTTTGTGCAGCAGGTATGTCAACAAGTCTTTTGGTATCAAAAATGCAAAAGGCAGCAGAAAAAGAGGGCGTTGATGCAGAAATTTTTGCAACAGCAGCTTCAGATGCTAATAACAAGTTGGAAGAAAAACATCCAGATATCTTAATGCTTGGACCCCAGGTTCGTTATATGGAAAGCAACTTCAAGAGCAAGTTAGATATTCCGGTTGAAGTAATCAACATGCAAGATTATGGCATGATGAATGGCGAAAAGGTTTTGGCAGAAGCATTTAAGACGATTGGCGTAAAATAAGAGCGCTGGAAGAGGTGGAGAAATCCGCCTCTGTAAACACGCTTCAAACCCCAAACGTCCACATATTTTTGAAAGCGGAAACAGAAATTGCTTCCGTTTTTACATAACATAAGAAAGAGATGGATTAACTATCATGGCTGAAGAAAAGAAAGCAACAGAAGAACAAGAACAGAACTTAGAAGCAATCATGGGTTTGATTATGAATGGTGGGAATGCAAAGAGCTCATCGTTTGAAGCAATCCATGCCGCAAAAACTGGTGATTTTGAAACAGCAGATGCTAAGTTAAAAGAAGCTGACGGTTTCTTGACAGAAGCCCACAATTCTCAAACGGGAATGTTAACTGATGAAGCTAATGGGATTCATGCCAAGGTTACGTTGTTAACAGTTCATTCACAAGATCACATTATGAATGCCATCACATTCCGTGATTTAGCTGGAGAAATTGTTGATTTATACAAACGTCTTGATGGCGCTAAAGTTGAAGATTAGTTAAACAAAAGAGGCAGCCAATGATGTTTCATTTGGGTGCCTTTCTTTTGTACAAATATTAAAATGAGGTGCATAAAATGAGTGAACAAAAAATGCGAATGCCAGAGGGATTTCTCTGGGGTGGCGCTGTAGCAGCCCATCAACTAGAGGGTGGCTGGCAAGAAGGCGGTAAGGGTGTCAGTATCGCTGATATCATGACAGCTGGAGACAAGGATCATCCTCGCCGTGTAACTGACGGTGTTAAAGATGGCGAAGTTTATCCAAACCATTGGGGAATTGATTTTTATCATCATTATCCAGAAGATATTAAGTTATTCGCCGAAATGGGCTTTAAATGTTTCCGAACATCAATTGCTTGGACTCGAATTTTTCCTAATGGCGATGAAACAGAACCTAATGAAGAAGGACTTCAATTCTATGATGACCTATTCGATGAGCTTTTAAAATACAATATTCAGCCAGTAATTACGTTATCTCATTTTGAGATGCCTTATCATTTGGTAAAAGAATATGGTGGTTGGTCAAACCGTAAGTTAATCGGTTTCTTCTTAAACTATGCAGAAGCTGTTTTCAAACGTTATAAAAATAAAGTTAAGTATTGGATGACATTTAACGAAATTAATAACCAGACGACTTGGGATGATCCTCATCCAATGCTACAGAACTCTGGTTTGCAATTAGGCGACGACGATAACTGGGAAGAAGCGATGTACCAAGCAGCTCATTATGAAATGGTTGCCAGTGCTAAAGCCGTTAAACTTGGCCATGAAATCAACCCAGATTTCCAAATTGGTGACATGATTGCTATGTGTCCAATTTATCCATTAACTGCTGATCCTAAAGATATCATGATGGCAGAACGTTCCATGCAGACTCGTTATTACTATGGAGACGTTCAGGCTAATGGTTTCTATCCAAATTGGGTGCCAAAATATTGGGCACGCAAAGGATTTAAGATTGACCGTACTGAACAAGATGCCAAGGATTTACGTGAAGGAACTGCAGACTACGTTGGCTTTAGCTACTATATGTCCTTTGTAACGAAGTTTAGTAAGGATAATCCAGAGTATGTTTATACCGAATCTAAAGATCAAGTCGACAACCCTTATACAGAGAAATCTGATTGGGGTTGGCAAATTGATCCAATCGGTTTACGCTATGCCATGAACTGGATGCAAGATCGTTGGCACAAACCAATGTTTATTGTTGAAAATGGCTTTGGCGCCTATGATAAAAAAGGAGCCGATGGTAGTGTCCACGATGATTACCGGATTAGTTACTTCCATGATCATGTTGAAGCTATGGAAAAAGCGGTGGTTGAAGATGGCGTGGATCTTATCGGTTACACACCATGGGGATGCATCGATCTTATCTCGGCCAGCACAGGTGAAATGAAGAAACGTTACGGATTCATCTATGTTGATCAAGATGATGAAGGAAACGGCTCATTGAAACGTTCTAGGAAGGATTCGTTTGACTGGTTTAAGAAGGTTATTGCATCAAACGGAGAAGACATTTCTGAGAAGTAAGATTTGATTTGAAAAGCAGTTAGCTGTTCAGTTGGCTGGCTGTTTTTTTCTTTTGAAACTTGTTCCACAAAAACGACCAATGTGTTATGTTATAGGTGGATATAGGGGAAGGTGAATCGTATGTTTCCATATGAAAGAGTAAAATTGTTAAACCAATTGGAGCTAAGTATCTACAAATATATTATTGCCCATCCAGCTGAGGTAGCCGACATGACTATCCGGCAACTAGCAAAGAAAAGTCACGTGTCACCAACGACAATTTTACGGTTTCTCCGAAAAATGAATTTTGATGGCTATTCCGAGTTTAAATATGCTTTGAAACGGCAACAAAAAATTGAAGTTGAAGAACCATCACAACAACAGTTGGTTCCGATGAATCAGTTCTTTGACCAGGTCAACGATGACCATTTTCTTAATAAAATTAACCAGGCGGCTCAATTCATTATCGATGCGGATACCAGTTTGTTTTTTGGATTAGGAACTAGCGGTAGTTTGTCACAATATGGCGCCCGTTTGTTAGCCAATTATGGGATTTATACGCTAAATTTTACAGATCCATTTCAGCCTAAGCCATTGGCGCGGCGAGACTTTTCTGATACGTTACTTATTTTGTTATCCGTATCCGGTAAGACACCCCAAGTTTTGAATCAAGCTAAGTTTTATCAAGAAAATGGCGCAAAAACGATGTCGATTACTGCCAATCGTTATTCTACTCTGGCACAACTTGTCGATTTTAACATTTCGTATAATGTCCCCGAAGTACGGATGGCCGATTTAAATCTCACGTCGCAAATTCCAGTCGTTTTTCTTTTAGAACAAATCGGTATTAAGGCCCATAAAGATCTTTTGAAATCGACAAACAGTCAAAAAGATTCGATTTTTTAAAATAAATAGAAAACGCTTAAATTGGCCCATACCAGTTTAAAAACAAGGCTATTATTAACTTTATCTGCTTACTTTGTAAAACAAACCAATCAATAATATGAAACATGTTTCTTTAAGAAACATGTTTTTTTTAACGAAAATTTAAACTTTCTTTCGAAAATAGGTAGGCACAAATCTAAAAAGGTGCTATATTAAAGGAGATGAAAGCGCACACAGTGTTCTTTCGAATAAACTTTATCACTTGCGAAGTTATACCTATTATTTTAGTTTTTGCTATTTATATTTCGTTGCAAGTGATATCTGGGAGGGTTTTACATGAGTGAGAAAAAATCCAGCTTCGTGCAGGATAAGCTTATTCCCTTAGCTGGGAAAATGGCTGCTTCTCGTCATTTGGTTGCACTTCGTGATGGATTTGCGCTGGTAATGCCACTAATCATTATTGGTTCAGTCTTCATGATCGTCAGTCAGTTTCCAATTCCGGCCTACATCAATTGGATGAGTTCGGTATTCGGTCCTAACTGGGCAACAGTTGTTGGTTGGGCGACAAACGCAACATTCAATATTATTGGATTAGTTGCTGTAATTGGTATTTCATATCAATTAGCTAAGTCGTATGACGGTGTTGATGCATTGTCAGCAAGTATGATTTCTTTAGGAGCATTTATCCTAACGATCCCATTGACTACTGATAAAGCAGGAAACACATTTGTACCTTTGACAATGTTAGGTTCAATGGGCCTGTTTGAAGCATTGTTAATTGGATTATTCATTACTGATTTCTATGTATGGATGATTCATAAGAACTGGCAGTTCCATATGCCAGACACAGTTCCACCCGCAGTTGGGAATGCCTTTTCTGCATTGATTCCTGGCTTCGTGATTATCACCGTTGTTTGGTTATTCCGGATTGGTGTTAGCTTTACAGCATTCAAGACGATTCCAAACATCATCACAGTTATCTTAGCTAAACCTTTGACAGCCGTTGGTGGTACGATCTGGGGAGCTCTAGTAGCTGAATTCTTCGTTTCATTCCTTTGGTTATTCGGTATTCATGGTGCTAACGTTGTTGGTGGGATCATGGCACCAATTTGGTTAGGTCAAATGGGACAAAACGCTGCTGCTGTTAAAGCAAACAAACCAATTCCAAACGTTGTTAGTCAACAATTCGTTGATAACTTCGTCCATGCTGGTGGTTCTGGTGAAACAATTTCACTTGCCTTAATGATGTTCTTCTTTGCTAAATCAGCAAACTTGAAGGCCATTGGTAAGTTGGCTGCTGCACCTGCAATCTTCAACATTAACGAACCTATTATGTTTGGTTTACCAATTGTTTTGAACCCTGTTATGGCAATTCCATTTATCGTTGTTCCATTAGTAACTGTTATTATTACTTATGTATCAATGAAGACAGGAATTGTTGCACGAACGATGGGAGTTGCTGTTCCTTGGACAACGCCTCCAATTATTTCAGGTTGGTTGGCAACTGGTCATCTTTCCGGTGCTGTGCTTCAGTTAGTTAACTTTGTTATTGGTGGTGCAATCTGGTATCCATTCTTCAAGGTTGCTGATCGTCAAGCATTGAAACAAGAAAAAGAAATTGCTGACAAAGAAGCTGCAGAAGCTGCAAACAACTAAACATTCGTTTGTAAGTTTTAATAAAATCTGTCGAAATCATTCGGCAGATTTTTTAGTAAAAAGCAGAATTTTTAATGAGACGGTTAACTTCTGAGAATCCTGTAGTTGTCCGTAGAGCTAAAGTTGCTAAAACAACAAGTTCTTATGACAATCTAAATAACAGAATGTTTTGATAACTTTCTCCGTGAAACTGAGCCGGAACGTAGTGGGCACAACTTGGCTTGCTGCACTCCTAAAGGTACCAAACCAGTCAGTGTTACGTATCCTTAATTTTGTGACTAGGGTTGAGGCATTCGCATGGTAAGACTACTATACAAATGGGTAGCGGGCATAGATGAAGATACACATCTGGCTTTCGGAGTAAAAATAGGCTCAGCTGTGAAATTATTGTTGGCGCTTTAGCGCTTACAATAAGGTCAATATTGAAGACAACTGGTTGGCTTCAATTTGTGCCCACAGCGTTCCAGACTAATTTTACGGAGAATGCCAAATAACTATCGTAGATCTACCTTAAAAATTTTCAACAATTTAGTTTTAGAGGTAAATGTTTCATTGAAATGCGTATAATTAAGAGTGAATGAGAAATTGATTATTTAAAAAGAGGAGCGAGAACCATGAGTAAACA contains the following coding sequences:
- a CDS encoding GntR family transcriptional regulator, with product MYHDIADDLIHSIENKLFSQELPTEHQLMERYNVSRNTIRKAIDIVAQKGLVRRVQGSGYFVNDISQAKHTVVNLTMGTSRTRYHKEMTSKIVTFDEIHADEALAKEFGVLNGAALHRIIRLRYIDKQLYSLEYAYYVKSEVPTLTLVSINHSIFDYIAKKYDIRINNSDQYLSQDALTSEQANLLGLKPKTACMVLQQSNYYKNDVLFNFSQTIYVYPNLSFYFHAANQSGNS
- a CDS encoding PTS sugar transporter subunit IIB, whose amino-acid sequence is MAEKTIMLVCAAGMSTSLLVSKMQKAAEKEGVDAEIFATAASDANNKLEEKHPDILMLGPQVRYMESNFKSKLDIPVEVINMQDYGMMNGEKVLAEAFKTIGVK
- a CDS encoding glycoside hydrolase family 1 protein → MSKEMPKGFLWGNSVSSMQTEGGYNEGGRGKSVYDTFPATENSSDWKVAVDDYHNYPEDLDLMANQGMNCYRFQIGWSRVNPDGDGEFNEEGIKFYDNLINELLARHIEPMICLYHFDMPLHLAEKYNGFLDRHVVDAFIRFGKKMVDCFGDRVKYWITFNEQNLYSTSEAFRIAGYLKGDRTDDELYQISHHVMLAHAGVANYLHKQTDDLIGGMLAYSEVYPASSLPKDVQYARQIDEFLNRNLLDVFATGHYSNEVLTFVKNHNINMDFTKEDQAVFDQLSSDFIAFSYYQSSTISSTIVPDNTLPNYYLDAGGKENPFLKVSEWGWSIDPLGFRDILTKTYNSYGIPMFPIENGIGVRETYDGHEIQDDYRIDYHRAHIQAMKDAMFEDGVPVIGYLGWGLIDIPSSSGNMEKRYGMVYVNRGNHDLRDMKRIPKKSYGWFKKVIASNGNDLN
- a CDS encoding MurR/RpiR family transcriptional regulator, translating into MLNQLELSIYKYIIAHPAEVADMTIRQLAKKSHVSPTTILRFLRKMNFDGYSEFKYALKRQQKIEVEEPSQQQLVPMNQFFDQVNDDHFLNKINQAAQFIIDADTSLFFGLGTSGSLSQYGARLLANYGIYTLNFTDPFQPKPLARRDFSDTLLILLSVSGKTPQVLNQAKFYQENGAKTMSITANRYSTLAQLVDFNISYNVPEVRMADLNLTSQIPVVFLLEQIGIKAHKDLLKSTNSQKDSIF
- a CDS encoding GntR family transcriptional regulator, yielding MYKYQEISEKIREKIINGNFKAGGLLPDQNQLAKDFDTTRITIRKAIQALIIEGIVYTKRGAGTFVRKDYLQNLDDMGNAIDKPLGTTHTHPNKKVLSKVLDLDARLPNKEEQAKLMITATEPVYVIERVRYIDNAAYSYEHTIMPTSIAQITKEILEGSVYGYLTNECHLTISGSHRIVKADRATQRDVEALGVKKDEPVLVIEQVSYLEDGEPFEFSQSRFPYQTSQVTADIDLNN
- the celB gene encoding PTS cellobiose transporter subunit IIC; the encoded protein is MSEKKSSFVQDKLIPLAGKMAASRHLVALRDGFALVMPLIIIGSVFMIVSQFPIPAYINWMSSVFGPNWATVVGWATNATFNIIGLVAVIGISYQLAKSYDGVDALSASMISLGAFILTIPLTTDKAGNTFVPLTMLGSMGLFEALLIGLFITDFYVWMIHKNWQFHMPDTVPPAVGNAFSALIPGFVIITVVWLFRIGVSFTAFKTIPNIITVILAKPLTAVGGTIWGALVAEFFVSFLWLFGIHGANVVGGIMAPIWLGQMGQNAAAVKANKPIPNVVSQQFVDNFVHAGGSGETISLALMMFFFAKSANLKAIGKLAAAPAIFNINEPIMFGLPIVLNPVMAIPFIVVPLVTVIITYVSMKTGIVARTMGVAVPWTTPPIISGWLATGHLSGAVLQLVNFVIGGAIWYPFFKVADRQALKQEKEIADKEAAEAANN
- a CDS encoding PTS lactose/cellobiose transporter subunit IIA yields the protein MAEEKKATEEQEQNLEAIMGLIMNGGNAKSSSFEAIHAAKTGDFETADAKLKEADGFLTEAHNSQTGMLTDEANGIHAKVTLLTVHSQDHIMNAITFRDLAGEIVDLYKRLDGAKVED
- a CDS encoding 6-phospho-beta-glucosidase, which codes for MSEQKMRMPEGFLWGGAVAAHQLEGGWQEGGKGVSIADIMTAGDKDHPRRVTDGVKDGEVYPNHWGIDFYHHYPEDIKLFAEMGFKCFRTSIAWTRIFPNGDETEPNEEGLQFYDDLFDELLKYNIQPVITLSHFEMPYHLVKEYGGWSNRKLIGFFLNYAEAVFKRYKNKVKYWMTFNEINNQTTWDDPHPMLQNSGLQLGDDDNWEEAMYQAAHYEMVASAKAVKLGHEINPDFQIGDMIAMCPIYPLTADPKDIMMAERSMQTRYYYGDVQANGFYPNWVPKYWARKGFKIDRTEQDAKDLREGTADYVGFSYYMSFVTKFSKDNPEYVYTESKDQVDNPYTEKSDWGWQIDPIGLRYAMNWMQDRWHKPMFIVENGFGAYDKKGADGSVHDDYRISYFHDHVEAMEKAVVEDGVDLIGYTPWGCIDLISASTGEMKKRYGFIYVDQDDEGNGSLKRSRKDSFDWFKKVIASNGEDISEK